The Polluticoccus soli sequence TGGAGGCGGATCGGATATACACGTGACCTTTGGCCGTGTATTGCAGCAACTGGCAAAACACCACCGCGTGATAGGTATAGATCTGCAGGCCCATGGCCGCACCGCCGACAGGGGCGTGCCCACCAGCTTTGAGCAGGACGCCGACGATGTCGCATCACTGCTGCAACACCTCGGTATAGCAAAGGCCGATATTTTTGGTTTCAGCAATGGCGGGACCACTACCCTGCAGCTGGCCATCCGCCATCCGCAACTGGTAAACAAACTGGTGCTGGCATCGGCACTCTACAACAGGACGGGCGTGCAGCCAGGTTTTTGGGAGTTTATGAAAACAGCTTCGCTCAGCAATATGCCCCTCCCCTTGCAGCAGGCTTTCCTGGCTATCAACCCCGACAGCAACGCACTACAAACCATGCACGACCGCGATGCCGTGCGCATGCAAAACTTTAAAGACATACCCGATGAGCTGATCGGCAAAATACAGGCGACTGCACTTGTGGTAGTGGGCGACAAAGACGTGATCCGTATCGAACATGCTCTTGAGCTATCGCGCCTGCTGCCGGGCGCGCGGCTGCTGGTATTGCCTTCCGGCCATGGTGACTATATAGGTGAACTGTTTGCGATAGCCAATGGCGCACCGCAGTCTTACCCGGCCATCAGTGTAATTGAAGAGTTTTTGTTGGGCATGTGATCTTTTTATCTTGTACGGTGAATCTTCCCCGCTACGCGCGGTTTGCAACTCAGCGCCATAAACGCCTGATATTCGACACGCACTGAACAACGAATCGAAAATAATTCTTCAGCTCCTGCCCTGACCCTCAGTACCTTGCCCATCATAAGCCGCGCCGGTCAAAAACTTTATTAGTTATCACGGAGTAATAGGTCTACCTTGTGCGTATTGTTATTTTTTGGACGCGCGTTCAGCGACTGCCTTTACCCGGCAACCTCTCCTCTCTTCCTCCCGATCATAACACCGACACAGGTATTTCAACGTTTAAAACGGATATAATTATGATCAACAATGACAAGAACTCTCAACAGGGAGCAGAACAACGCCCCGGACAAGACCAAACCAGGGAAAATGTAGAACAGCGACCTGACCAGGAGCAAACAAGGGAAAACGCAGAACAGCGCCCTCAGCAAGAACAGTCAACAGAGCAAACAGGAACAAGTACCGAACAGGAACAAAAAGGTGAGCAAGCAGAAGCAAGGCCAAGTCAAAACCCTAATACAGAAAAGGCTTTTACCCCATCACCAGCTACTTTGAAAGCCGCAGAACAAAAACAGGCACAGCAAAAACGCGAAAGCGGATTGACGATGCCGTCAGTTTCTGTTGATACCAAAGACATTGACAATGTTAATTAAAATACCCAGGCGAAGGTAGCAGCGAAGCCGGCATTGCCGGCTTTTCTGTTTTTGTTACTTACCTGCTATCATAGTTTACACCTCAGTCCATTCTATAAGCGCGCCAATGTACCACGTCACTTGTCATGGTTTCTTCCGGAACTCCCCTTGCGCTTTGAAGAGTCACTGTTTGCATCTGAGGGTTTGCCTTTAACGGGCTCGCCTTCAATTTCGTCAGCCTTCCAGGTAGAATCCGACTCACCGTAGTTTCCGCCCTCATAATCCATACGGTTGTGCTCGTCTGCATACTTACCGTGTTTCTTGCGAGGTTTTGATTGTTTTTTATGCTCTGACATAACATCCAATTTTAACTTTTTATAATAGCCAACTATTGCTTCTTCCCGCTCATCTTTTTCACTGCGCCTGTTTGAACTCTCATCCTGGCGCTTTGCCGGCGGGTTGTTTGTCCGCTCGGTCTTCACCTTTGCAGGAGCTATGCCCCCACTGTTTTTTTTGCCCGAAGTTCTTTGGCCCTGGTCATATTCCTGCCGGGTACGGTTAGGCTCTGTTTCCTTCTTCGCTCTTCCTTTGGGCCTTCTTTGCGTTCCTCTTTTCATATGCCTGAGTTAATTCTCAGCCTATTGCAAACAATTCTGTACCAAGCGGGGATAAGGAAATGTTATTAGTTATTGCCGGTTAGCCACACTTGTCCATATGGTATATTTTATGTATTTTTGCTATGTTAAACGATACTGGAATGCGCGGAATTAGACGAGAATTACCGGAATGGGAATTATGCGGGAATCGGGCTGGCTGTGGCTCTCGTAGTCTTTCAAAAACGACAACAAAGTGTAATGAATTCGAGGCCAAACTCTTTACAGGCAAGCATTACAGCAAAGACCACCTTTTATGCACCCTAACCAGCGACAACAACTGAAAAAACACGCAAAACGTGTACAAAAAGCTAACAAATTGGAACGAAGATCAGCCATGGACAAGGGTTTCAGCGGGTAACCTTTCCGGGCTGTTGTAACAAAACCGGCCTGGGTACTTGCAACGTTTTGTTAACAGCATAATTGCGCAATTTGCAGAGTATGTCAATAAACAACGAAGCAG is a genomic window containing:
- a CDS encoding alpha/beta fold hydrolase, with the translated sequence MKTIFIILLNFIIMQTATAQTTGHYATINGMNMYYEVYGSGSPLVLIHGGGSDIHVTFGRVLQQLAKHHRVIGIDLQAHGRTADRGVPTSFEQDADDVASLLQHLGIAKADIFGFSNGGTTTLQLAIRHPQLVNKLVLASALYNRTGVQPGFWEFMKTASLSNMPLPLQQAFLAINPDSNALQTMHDRDAVRMQNFKDIPDELIGKIQATALVVVGDKDVIRIEHALELSRLLPGARLLVLPSGHGDYIGELFAIANGAPQSYPAISVIEEFLLGM